One genomic segment of Streptomyces sp. NBC_00239 includes these proteins:
- a CDS encoding NAD(P)-dependent oxidoreductase → MKITVFGATGGVGRLVVRQALDAGHEVTAVVRDPARLPVPAHPRLHVATVRDVTDPGPLFHVVAGHDAVISALGAAGNKQAKASPIAEPALRAIVKAMEAAGVRRLAAVSAAPVGPVPDGDSALTRTVVFPILRRLLRDLYADLAGMEEAIRASATEWTVVRPPMLLDRPHTGRYRRALDANVAGGKTIARADVADALLTSIEDPSTVGHVLGVAK, encoded by the coding sequence GTGAAGATCACCGTGTTCGGCGCCACCGGCGGCGTGGGCCGTCTCGTCGTCCGCCAGGCCCTCGACGCGGGCCACGAGGTCACCGCGGTGGTGCGCGACCCGGCCCGGCTGCCGGTTCCGGCCCACCCGCGTCTGCACGTCGCCACCGTCCGCGACGTCACCGACCCCGGCCCGCTGTTCCACGTCGTGGCCGGCCATGACGCCGTGATCTCGGCCCTGGGGGCGGCCGGCAACAAGCAGGCGAAGGCCTCACCGATCGCCGAGCCCGCCCTGCGCGCGATCGTGAAGGCCATGGAGGCGGCCGGCGTGCGCAGGCTGGCCGCGGTCAGCGCGGCACCGGTCGGCCCGGTGCCGGACGGCGACAGCGCGCTGACCCGGACCGTCGTCTTCCCGATACTGCGCCGGCTGCTGCGCGATCTGTACGCGGACCTGGCGGGCATGGAGGAGGCGATCCGGGCCAGCGCCACCGAATGGACCGTCGTCCGGCCGCCCATGCTCCTCGACCGCCCGCACACCGGCCGCTACCGCCGGGCACTGGACGCCAACGTCGCGGGCGGCAAGACCATCGCCCGCGCGGACGTCGCGGACGCCCTCCTGACCAGCATCGAAGACCCGTCCACCGTCGGCCACGTGCTGGGCGTCGCGAAGTAG